Proteins encoded by one window of Ovis canadensis isolate MfBH-ARS-UI-01 breed Bighorn chromosome 14, ARS-UI_OviCan_v2, whole genome shotgun sequence:
- the MYADM gene encoding myeloid-associated differentiation marker, with amino-acid sequence MPVTVTRTTVTTTMSSSSGLGSPTIVGSPRVLTQPLGLLRLLQLVSTCVAFSLVASVGAWTGPMGNWSMFTWCFCFSVTLIILIVELGGLQVRFPLSWRNFPITYACYAALFCLSSSIIYPTTYVQFLSHGRSRDHAIAATAFSCIACLAYATEVAWTRARPGEITGYMATVPGLLKVLETFVACVIFAFISDPALYQNQSALEWCVAVYSICFILAAVAILLNLGDCTNVLPISFPTFLSGLALISVLAYATALVLWPLYQFDQKYGGQPRRQMDPVCGRSHVHYVCFWDRRLAVAILTGINLLAYLADLVYSARLVFVRV; translated from the coding sequence aTGCCGGTGACGGTAACCCGCACCACCGTGACAACCACAATGTCGTCATCCTCCGGCCTGGGCTCCCCAACCATCGTGGGGTCCCCTCGGGTGCTGACCCAGCCGCTGGGCCTCCTCCGCCTGCTGCAGCTGGTCTCCACCTGCGTGGCCTTCTCGCTGGTGGCCAGCGTGGGCGCCTGGACGGGGCCCATGGGCAACTGGTCCATGTTCACCTGGTGCTTCTGCTTCTCCGTGACGCTCATCATCCTCATCGTGGAGCTGGGCGGGCTCCAGGTGCGCTTCCCGCTGTCTTGGCGCAACTTCCCCATCACCTACGCCTGCTACGCCGCCCTTTTCTGCCTCTCCTCCTCCATCATCTACCCCACCACCTACGTGCAGTTCTTGTCTCACGGGCGCTCCCGGGACCACGCCATCGCCGCCACAGCTTTCTCCTGCATCGCCTGCCTCGCCTACGCCACCGAGGTGGCCTGGACCCGGGCCCGGCCCGGCGAGATCACCGGCTACATGGCCACCGTGCCTGGGCTGCTCAAGGTGCTGGAGACCTTCGTGGCCTGCGTCATCTTTGCCTTCATTAGCGACCCGGCGCTGTACCAGAACCAGTCAGCCCTGGAGTGGTGCGTGGCCGTATATTCCATCTGCTTCATCCTGGCGGCCGTGGCCATCCTGCTGAACCTCGGCGACTGCACCAACGTCctgcccatctccttccccacttTCCTGTCGGGCCTGGCCCTGATCTCCGTTCTCGCCTACGCCACGGCCCTGGTCCTCTGGCCACTCTACCAGTTCGACCAGAAGTACGGCGGTCAGCCGCGGCGGCAGATGGATCCCGTTTGCGGCAGAAGCCACGTCCACTACGTGTGTTTCTGGGACCGCCGGCTGGCCGTGGCCATCCTGACAGGCATCAACCTGCTGGCTTACCTGGCTGACCTGGTATACTCAGCCCGCCTGGTTTTTGTCAGGGTCTGA